A genomic stretch from Achromobacter spanius includes:
- a CDS encoding TRAP transporter small permease, with the protein MRLLCAFDRGLFKLVSVLAQLLMVAAAAAAFYQVIARFILQSPADWSEVLTRALLIWTVLLGVALAFRHGAMISVELLRNLLGGTKRRVLETVIGLICASFLGFLAWIGGNMTYRVRFQNVPSLDISISWIYLAIPVGATLAAIAVLARLCAGEEDDVPVRNDAQG; encoded by the coding sequence ATGCGTTTGCTTTGCGCTTTCGACCGCGGCCTGTTCAAGCTGGTCTCGGTCCTTGCCCAACTTCTGATGGTGGCCGCCGCGGCCGCCGCCTTCTACCAGGTCATTGCCCGCTTCATCCTGCAATCGCCCGCCGACTGGAGCGAGGTGCTGACCCGCGCCCTCCTGATCTGGACCGTGCTGCTGGGCGTGGCGCTGGCCTTTCGCCATGGCGCGATGATCAGCGTCGAGCTGCTGCGCAACTTGTTGGGCGGCACCAAGCGGCGTGTACTTGAAACCGTGATCGGGCTGATCTGCGCCAGCTTCCTGGGCTTTCTGGCCTGGATCGGCGGCAACATGACCTATCGGGTGCGCTTCCAGAACGTGCCCAGCCTGGATATCTCGATTTCGTGGATCTATCTGGCGATCCCCGTTGGCGCGACGCTTGCCGCCATCGCCGTGCTGGCTCGCTTGTGCGCGGGCGAAGAAGACGACGTGCCGGTGCGCAACGACGCACAAGGCTAA
- a CDS encoding TRAP transporter substrate-binding protein codes for MRKSWLAATVLAACAAATSLPSAAQTTLKMAYALSTSSHYGAGADALAKSIEASTNGKYKVQQFANSALGGEREVIEGLQIGTIDLAIVSTGATLNFVPETGVFDIPFLLRDLHHARAVLDSKIGQDMLAKFPSRGIIALAWGEQGFRHLTNNVRPVKTPADAKGLKIRTTENPIHITAFRQIGILPTPMAWPEVATALQQGTIDGQENPLSVITSAKLSQLQKYLSLTGHVYGPALVLMSANVYEGLSAADKANFDKAGKESAMAMRAYVDNIEKTGVEQLKKEGMQVTEVDRAAFAAAVEPAYPEYYKKFDKKLIDAIRDTK; via the coding sequence ATGCGTAAATCCTGGCTTGCGGCCACGGTTCTGGCCGCCTGCGCGGCCGCCACATCCCTGCCCTCGGCAGCCCAAACCACCTTGAAGATGGCCTACGCCCTGTCGACCTCGTCGCACTATGGCGCCGGTGCCGACGCCTTGGCCAAGTCCATCGAAGCGTCCACGAACGGGAAGTACAAAGTACAGCAATTCGCCAACAGCGCGCTGGGCGGCGAACGCGAAGTGATCGAAGGCCTGCAGATCGGCACGATCGACCTGGCCATCGTTTCGACCGGCGCCACCCTGAATTTTGTTCCCGAGACGGGGGTTTTCGATATCCCCTTCCTGCTGCGCGACCTGCACCACGCCCGCGCCGTGCTGGACAGCAAGATCGGCCAGGACATGCTGGCCAAGTTTCCCAGCCGCGGCATCATCGCCCTGGCCTGGGGCGAGCAAGGCTTTCGCCACCTGACCAATAACGTGCGTCCGGTCAAGACCCCGGCTGACGCCAAGGGCCTGAAGATCCGCACCACGGAAAACCCCATCCACATCACGGCGTTCCGCCAGATCGGCATCCTGCCCACCCCCATGGCCTGGCCTGAAGTCGCCACCGCCTTGCAGCAAGGCACCATCGACGGCCAGGAAAACCCGCTGTCGGTGATCACGTCGGCCAAGCTGTCGCAACTGCAAAAATACCTGTCCTTGACCGGCCACGTGTACGGCCCGGCACTGGTGCTGATGTCGGCCAACGTCTATGAAGGCCTGTCGGCCGCCGACAAGGCCAACTTCGACAAGGCCGGCAAGGAATCCGCCATGGCCATGCGCGCCTACGTGGACAACATCGAGAAGACCGGTGTCGAGCAGTTGAAGAAGGAAGGCATGCAGGTGACCGAGGTGGATCGCGCCGCGTTTGCCGCCGCCGTCGAACCCGCCTATCCCGAGTACTACAAGAAGTTCGACAAGAAGCTGATCGACGCGATCCGCGACACCAAGTAA
- a CDS encoding ABC transporter permease encodes MMDFPDMSQAKRPGFWSTLRLGARMMMRDARAGELRLLVLALVVAVAAVTSVGFLADRVSRALERDAGQMLGADLVLDADEPVPAQFLDQARERGLTVSRTLQFPSMVGAGDGAQLAALKAVEPGYPLRGALRVAEAPFAPDAVTRDIPPEGAVWVDAQLLSLLNLKVGDTLNVGDAHLRVDRVITYEPDRGMQFVNVAPRVLLRASDLPATGLIAPGSRIGYAMLVAGQPDAVAGYATWLNQNLKRGQKVATLESGRPEVRRTLDRAQRFLSLVALLAVLISAVAVALAAGRYMTRHRDGIAVMRCLGAVQSQISRMLTLEFALVGLFSSAAGCLLGFAVHQVLVMLLGSLIDTSLPAPSAIPALQGVLTGLLLLLGFALPALAQLRHVPPARVLRRDADTLSARSAFGYVVGATGFALLIWWFAGDAKLGAVVAGGFLGAFAVFALVAWLCVLGLARVRGLASGLPALRFALAGVVRRRAATITQVCALAVGLMALLLLTMTRTDLIQGWQRTMPADAPNRFLINVQPDQRQPVSDALAREGLGGITLSPMVRGRLIAINGKPVGPDDYEEPRAKRLVDREFNLSYDDKMPSSNKIEQGRWLNPDATAPEVSLESGLAKSLGLNLGDKMTFDVAGQQVEATVTSTRRVDWDTMRVNFFAILTPAALADMPQSWITSFYLPPEKAAVLPALVREFPNLTVFDVSAILQQLQSVLNEVGKAVQLLFLFTLAAGVLVLSAALTATRDERMREAAVLRALGATRTQLARSQRIELWAVGGLAGLLAAAGATAIAWVLSTQVFDFTITLSLWPWLTGIGAGMLGAWAGGALALRGVLRTPPLVTLREA; translated from the coding sequence ATGATGGATTTCCCTGATATGTCACAGGCCAAGCGCCCCGGTTTCTGGTCCACCCTGCGCCTGGGCGCCAGGATGATGATGCGCGACGCCCGGGCGGGCGAGCTGCGTTTGTTGGTGCTGGCGCTGGTGGTGGCGGTGGCCGCGGTGACCAGCGTGGGCTTTCTGGCAGACCGCGTCAGCCGGGCGCTGGAACGCGACGCCGGGCAGATGCTGGGCGCTGATCTCGTGCTGGATGCCGACGAACCCGTGCCCGCGCAATTCCTGGATCAGGCCCGCGAACGCGGCCTGACCGTGTCCCGGACCTTGCAGTTCCCGTCCATGGTCGGCGCCGGCGACGGCGCGCAACTGGCGGCGTTGAAAGCGGTGGAGCCTGGCTACCCGCTGCGCGGCGCCCTGCGCGTGGCCGAGGCGCCGTTCGCCCCCGACGCCGTCACCCGCGACATCCCGCCCGAGGGCGCGGTCTGGGTGGATGCCCAACTGCTGTCGCTGCTGAACCTGAAAGTGGGCGACACGCTGAACGTGGGCGATGCCCACCTGCGCGTGGACCGCGTCATCACCTATGAGCCCGATCGCGGGATGCAGTTCGTCAACGTGGCGCCGCGCGTGCTGCTGCGCGCCAGCGACCTGCCGGCCACCGGCCTGATCGCGCCCGGCAGCCGCATCGGCTACGCCATGCTGGTGGCCGGCCAGCCGGACGCCGTGGCGGGCTATGCCACCTGGCTGAATCAAAACTTAAAGCGCGGGCAAAAAGTGGCCACCCTGGAGTCGGGCCGGCCGGAAGTGCGCCGCACGCTGGACCGCGCGCAGCGCTTCCTGTCGCTGGTCGCGTTGCTGGCGGTGCTGATATCCGCCGTGGCGGTGGCGTTGGCGGCGGGCCGCTACATGACCCGGCATCGCGACGGCATCGCCGTCATGCGTTGCCTGGGGGCGGTGCAATCCCAGATCTCGCGCATGCTGACGCTGGAGTTCGCCTTGGTCGGCCTGTTCTCGTCGGCCGCGGGCTGCCTGCTGGGCTTTGCCGTGCACCAGGTGTTGGTGATGCTGCTGGGCTCCTTGATCGACACCAGCCTGCCCGCGCCGTCCGCCATTCCCGCCTTGCAAGGCGTGTTGACCGGCTTGCTGCTGCTGCTGGGCTTTGCCTTGCCCGCGCTGGCGCAACTGCGCCATGTGCCGCCCGCCCGCGTATTGCGGCGTGATGCCGACACGCTAAGCGCCCGCAGCGCCTTCGGCTACGTGGTGGGCGCCACGGGCTTTGCGCTGCTGATCTGGTGGTTCGCGGGCGACGCCAAGCTGGGCGCGGTGGTGGCGGGGGGCTTTCTGGGCGCCTTCGCCGTGTTCGCGCTGGTGGCGTGGTTGTGCGTGCTGGGCCTGGCGCGTGTGCGCGGCTTGGCCTCGGGGCTGCCCGCGCTGCGTTTCGCGCTGGCGGGCGTGGTGCGCCGCCGCGCCGCCACCATCACGCAGGTCTGCGCGCTGGCCGTCGGGCTGATGGCGCTGCTGCTCCTGACCATGACGCGCACCGACCTGATCCAGGGCTGGCAGCGCACCATGCCGGCGGACGCGCCCAACCGATTCCTGATCAACGTGCAGCCCGACCAGCGTCAACCGGTCAGCGACGCGCTGGCCCGCGAGGGCTTGGGCGGCATCACGCTGTCGCCCATGGTGCGGGGGCGCTTGATCGCCATCAACGGCAAGCCGGTGGGCCCGGACGACTACGAAGAGCCGCGCGCCAAGCGCCTGGTGGACCGCGAGTTCAACCTGTCCTATGACGACAAGATGCCCTCGTCCAACAAGATCGAGCAGGGCCGGTGGCTGAACCCCGACGCAACGGCGCCCGAGGTATCGCTGGAGTCGGGTCTAGCCAAGTCGCTGGGCCTGAACCTGGGCGACAAGATGACCTTCGACGTGGCCGGCCAGCAGGTGGAGGCGACCGTCACCAGCACCCGGCGGGTGGATTGGGATACGATGCGCGTCAACTTTTTTGCCATCCTGACCCCCGCCGCGCTGGCCGACATGCCCCAAAGCTGGATCACATCCTTTTACCTGCCGCCCGAAAAAGCGGCGGTGCTGCCCGCGCTGGTGCGCGAATTCCCGAACCTGACCGTGTTCGATGTCAGCGCCATCCTGCAGCAATTGCAGTCGGTGCTGAACGAAGTGGGCAAGGCGGTTCAGTTGCTGTTCCTGTTCACGCTGGCCGCCGGTGTGCTGGTGCTGTCGGCGGCGCTGACGGCCACCCGCGACGAGCGCATGCGCGAAGCGGCGGTGCTGCGGGCGCTGGGCGCCACGCGCACGCAATTGGCGCGGTCGCAGCGGATTGAACTGTGGGCGGTGGGCGGCCTGGCCGGCCTCTTGGCGGCGGCCGGCGCCACCGCCATTGCCTGGGTGCTATCCACCCAGGTGTTTGACTTCACCATTACCCTGAGCCTGTGGCCGTGGCTGACCGGCATCGGCGCGGGCATGTTGGGCGCCTGGGCCGGCGGCGCCCTGGCTCTGCGCGGCGTGTTGCGCACGCCGCCCCTGGTCACCCTTCGAGAAGCCTGA
- a CDS encoding group II truncated hemoglobin, which yields MTTRVHTISEPVENSSSIFDLLGGEPGVRALVDRFYDLMDMEPDLKELRAAHGPSLDEARNKLFWFLCGYFGGPDHYIERFGHPRLRARHLPFSIGQVERDQWVICIGRAMEDQGIDPALAERLLESFYGVADWMRNREG from the coding sequence ATGACGACCCGCGTCCATACCATTAGCGAACCCGTGGAAAATTCCAGCAGCATCTTTGACCTTCTTGGCGGCGAGCCCGGCGTGCGTGCGCTGGTCGACCGCTTCTATGACCTGATGGACATGGAGCCCGACCTGAAAGAACTGCGCGCTGCCCACGGCCCCAGCCTGGACGAGGCGCGCAACAAGCTGTTCTGGTTCCTGTGCGGCTATTTTGGCGGGCCGGATCACTACATCGAACGCTTCGGCCACCCCCGACTGCGCGCGCGGCACCTGCCGTTTTCCATCGGCCAGGTCGAGCGCGACCAGTGGGTGATCTGCATCGGGCGCGCCATGGAAGACCAGGGCATCGACCCGGCGCTCGCGGAGCGGCTGCTGGAATCTTTCTACGGCGTGGCCGACTGGATGCGCAATCGTGAAGGCTGA